One Vanessa cardui chromosome 17, ilVanCard2.1, whole genome shotgun sequence DNA window includes the following coding sequences:
- the LOC124536970 gene encoding 60S ribosomal protein L13a — MTGFSNKAIIIDGRGHLLGRLAAVIAKVLLEGNKVIVVRCEQLNISGNFFRNKLKFMSFLRKRCNVNPARGPFHFRAPSKVLWKTVRGMIPHKTERGKDALRRLRAYDGCPPPYDSRRRVVVPAALRVFCLKPGRKYCHVGRLSHEVGWKYRDVVRKLEDKRKFKTIHKLAYEKKLKKITKEAGEKVAKVTAPFTAVMQSYGYN, encoded by the exons ATGACGGGCTTTAGTAATAAG gcCATAATTATCGATGGCCGTGGCCACCTGCTTGGCCGATTGGCCGCAGTGATTGCAAAGGTCCTCCTAGAAGGAAACAAAGTTATTGTTGTGAGATGTGAACAACTTAACATCTCAGGAAACTTCTTCAG GAACAAGCTGAAGTTTATGTCATTTTTGCGTAAACGTTGCAATGTGAACCCAGCCCGTGGACCATTCCACTTCAGAGCTCCCTCTAAAGTTTTGTGGAAGACCGTTAGag GCATGATCCCACACAAAACTGAGCGCGGAAAGGATGCACTCAGAAGGCTCCGTGCTTATGATGGATGTCCTCCTCCATATGACAGCCGTCGTCGTGTGGTTGTACCTGCAGCTCTCAGAGTGTTCTGCTTGAAACCAGGACGCAAG TACTGTCATGTGGGCCGTCTTTCCCACGAAGTTGGATGGAAATACCGTGATGTTGTCCGTAAATTGGAGGACAAGAGAAAGTTCAAAACCATCCACAAACTTGCATATGAGAAGAAGCTTAAG AAAATCACCAAGGAGGCTGGTGAAAAAGTGGCGAAGGTTACAGCTCCCTTCACTGCTGTCATGCAATCCTATGGATACAATTAG